A stretch of DNA from Alphaproteobacteria bacterium:
GTTATCGATTCCCTCACCTCTGTCGCCATCGCGGGTATCGGCTCGGCGCTAAAACCGCGCTTGGCGTTGCCGGCCGGGGTGATGGCCGCGCTCAATCCGACACAGCTCGTCATGGCCTCGCTGCTGCTGACCGAGTCCCTGTTCCTGTTCTTTTGCACAGTCTCACTCTGGGCGACACTGACATGGCTGCGCCGCCCGCGCTGGTTCCCCGCAATCGTCGTTGGTGTCGCGCTCGGCTGCGGCATCCTCACGCGCATGATGTTAGTCCCCTGGGCATTGGTCTTACCGCTGCTCTTGCTGGCGGCGCTTGTGATCTTGCGCCGTCCGTTGAGCCGCGCCATCGTGCAAATGGCCGCCGGTGCGGCGGTGACAGCGATCCTCGTGCTGCCGATCGCCTATGACAACCAGAGTCGGTTCGGCGGCTTCGGCTTATCCGGCCAAGGCGGTGCGCATAGCCTACTCTGGCTGGTGCCGCTCGTGCTCGAGACCGTCGACGGTACACCCCATGCCCAAGGCGCGGCGCAAATGCAAAACCGTTTCGCCGAGACCATCGCCCGGGAAAGCGACCCGTTCGCCCGCTCCCGTGCCATGACGGCGGCGGCTTTCGAGGTGCTCCGCGAGCTCGGCCCGGTGCCGTTGGCCAAGGCTTGGGTCTATGGCGCCGCGATAAACCTTTTCTCGCCGGCAATCATTCTCGCGAGCCCAGTCCGCACCTTGCCACGAACCGGATTTTTCGCGACAGAAGGGGCCGACAAGCTCGACAAGATCGTCAATTTTCTCTTTCGCAACGACAACGCCTTCTACGGTTGGCTGCTGCTCGCCGGGACCGCCGGGACGCTCGCCATGCGCTTCGCTCAGGCTCGGGGCCTGTGGCGCTTGCTACGTAGTGGCGATCACATGGCGCTGGCCGGAATGCTGCTGCTCGCCTGGATCGGCTTTGTGCTGGCGGTTAACGGACCAATCGCTTCGGCCAAGTACCGCTCACCGGCAGAGGCGGCCTTCATAGTTCTGCTCGCGGCCTCCCTG
This window harbors:
- a CDS encoding glycosyltransferase family 39 protein; protein product: MPNLRVFLAIFAFALTVRVGLILLLDGQWGTDAFLIEDSSNYRLAAAAGIRQSDVMPAYIAFLRLFEALFGSDLIWPILGQAVIDSLTSVAIAGIGSALKPRLALPAGVMAALNPTQLVMASLLLTESLFLFFCTVSLWATLTWLRRPRWFPAIVVGVALGCGILTRMMLVPWALVLPLLLLAALVILRRPLSRAIVQMAAGAAVTAILVLPIAYDNQSRFGGFGLSGQGGAHSLLWLVPLVLETVDGTPHAQGAAQMQNRFAETIARESDPFARSRAMTAAAFEVLRELGPVPLAKAWVYGAAINLFSPAIILASPVRTLPRTGFFATEGADKLDKIVNFLFRNDNAFYGWLLLAGTAGTLAMRFAQARGLWRLLRSGDHMALAGMLLLAWIGFVLAVNGPIASAKYRSPAEAAFIVLLAASLPRRAEQPDADNG